The Arctopsyche grandis isolate Sample6627 chromosome 7, ASM5162203v2, whole genome shotgun sequence genome includes a window with the following:
- the LOC143914700 gene encoding uncharacterized protein LOC143914700, which produces MKKGENLVSILYDLCAVVGHKLCDTDIDTIHRVRPYPSQGVAGSQQQQQREGNSDVSVRTSSVVVRFTQRRRKELLMAAVRARRGITTNDINIPGPPTTLYVTDHLTPTNKLLLKRARQLKTEYNYAYLWVKDCKIMIRKSASSNIIQISKESDLCKIK; this is translated from the coding sequence atgaaaaagggtgaaaatctagtgtctatattatatgacttatgtgctgtcgtgggtcacaaattgtgcgacacagatattgacaccatacaccgtgtgcggccgtacccgtcccagggcgttgcaggttcacagcaacagcaacagcgagagggcaacagcgatgtgagtgtgcgcacgtcatcagtggtcgtacggttcactcagcgccgtcgtaaggagctgctgatggcggccgtgcgcgcccgccgcggcatcaccaccaacgacatcaatattccaggcccgcccaccaccctatacgtaacggatcaccttacaccaacgaataaattattattgaagcgagcacgccaattgaaaactgaatataactacgcctacttgtgggttaaagattgcaagatcatgattagaaaaagtgcgagctccaatatcatacaaatctcaaaagaatcagatctttgcaaaatcaaatga